One genomic segment of Anguilla anguilla isolate fAngAng1 chromosome 2, fAngAng1.pri, whole genome shotgun sequence includes these proteins:
- the bsk146 gene encoding serine/threonine-protein kinase SBK1, which translates to MSSSPLVSRASIDILEELQLIAAQNLEKLEVNKYYEVIRELGKGTYGKVDLVIHKIRGTKMALKFLRKKTTKLKSFLREYSISLYLSPCPFIINMFGIAFETDDYYVFAQEYALAGDLFDIIPPQVGLPETVAKRCVHQVAIALDYLHCKKLVHRDIKPENILIFDKECRKVKLSDFGMTRRAGSPVKRVSGTIPYTAPELCDASKHEGFCVDYSTDVWAFGVLLFCMLTGNFPWEKALPSDTFYEEFVRWQRRRTGTVPSQWRRFTDEALRMFRKLLSIEQERRCTVKEVFGYFSHCWMLDNENGNGHPTELSSSSSEEDLLVDRMKQQTLSPICGVAKGGVIMEPAAHHFSSVSTNSSLSSTNSYERVPRDNAASSRILVTTPIEICV; encoded by the exons ATGAGTTCCTCTCCCCTTGTGTCCCGGGCATCCATCGACATCCTGGAAGAACTGCAGCTTATTGCAGCCCAGAACCTGGAGAAGTTGGAGGTCAACAAATACTATGAGGTCATACGTGAGCTGGGCAAGGGGACTTATGGGAAGGTGGACTTGGTTATCCATAAAATTAGAG GCACAAAGATGGCTTTGAAGTTCCTcagaaagaaaaccacaaaactGAAGAGTTTTCTGAGAGAGTACAGCATCTCACTCTACCTCTCACCTTGCCCTTTCATCATCAACATGTTTGGAATAGCGTTTGAGACAGATGACTACTATGTCTTTGCCCAGGAGTACGCCCTTGCGGGAGACCTCTTTGACATCATTCCTCCACAG GTGGGCCTCCCTGAGACTGTGGCCAAACGCTGTGTCCACCAGGTGGCTATAGCACTGGACTACCTGCACTGTAAGAAGCTGGTCCACCGCGACATCAAGCCAGAGAACATACTCATTTTCGACAAGGAGTGCCGGAAGGTCAAGCTGTCGGACTTTGGCATGACGCGTCGGGCCGGCTCCCCGGTGAAGCGTGTGAGCGGCACCATCCCCTACACGGCCCCGGAGCTGTGTGACGCGTCCAAGCACGAGGGCTTCTGCGTGGACTACAGCACGGACGTCTGGGCCTTCGGCGTGCTCCTCTTCTGCATGCTGACGGGCAACTTCCCCTGGGAGAAGGCCCTGCCCTCGGACACCTTTTACGAGGAGTTTGTGCGGTGGCAGCGGCGCCGGACGGGCACTGTGCCCTCCCAGTGGCGACGCTTTACGGACGAGGCCCTGCGCATGTTCCGCAAGCTGCTGTCCATCGAACAGGAGCGCCGATGCACTGTCAAGGAGGTATTCGGCTACTTCAGCCACTGCTGGATGCTGGACAACGAGAATGGGAACGGCCACCCGACCGAGCTGAGCTCCTCCTCATCCGAAGAGGACCTGCTGGTGGACCGCATGAAGCAGCAGACGCTGTCGCCCATCTGCGGGGTGGCCAAGGGCGGTGTCATCATGGAGCCGGCGGCCCACCACTTCTCCTCCGTCTCCACCAACAGCTCCCTCTCGTCCACCAATAGCTACGAGCGCGTGCCCCGCGACAACGCCGCCAGCAGCCGCATCCTAGTGACCACGCCCATCGAGATCTGCGTTTAG